The following coding sequences are from one Parabacteroides pacaensis window:
- a CDS encoding ECF transporter S component encodes MNTSVRLYSLGYADIKTYLFAFLFVLGNLILPQLCHLLPIGGPMLLPIYFFTLIAAYKYGIHVGILTAVLSPVINSLVFSMPPLAVLPVILVKSVLLAVAAAYAAKYFKGISILALVCAVLVYQIIGTAIEWLIVKDFFAAVQDFRIGVPGMLIQVIGGYFVLKALAKY; translated from the coding sequence ATGAATACAAGTGTCAGACTTTACTCTTTAGGTTATGCGGACATCAAAACCTACTTGTTTGCTTTTCTTTTTGTGTTAGGTAATCTGATTTTACCGCAGTTGTGTCATTTACTTCCTATAGGAGGTCCTATGCTGTTACCTATTTATTTTTTCACTCTTATCGCCGCTTATAAATACGGCATACATGTAGGAATACTTACGGCCGTGTTATCTCCTGTAATCAATAGTTTAGTATTCAGTATGCCGCCATTGGCCGTACTGCCCGTTATCCTGGTTAAGTCTGTTTTATTAGCTGTAGCCGCAGCCTATGCAGCTAAATATTTTAAAGGGATTTCTATTTTAGCACTTGTATGTGCTGTTCTCGTGTACCAAATAATAGGTACTGCTATAGAGTGGCTCATAGTTAAAGACTTTTTTGCGGCGGTACAGGATTTCCGTATTGGTGTTCCTGGTATGTTAATTCAAGTGATAGGCGGCTATTTTGTATTAAAGGCATTAGCTAAATATTAA
- a CDS encoding phosphoribosyltransferase translates to MPATKTFEEVMKRFREIRFNETFDMIIAIANGGVIPAAILNQRLNTDLQLLKIRLRDANQQPMYTEPKLLTSINFDYKDKTILLVDDRVKTGSTFRFALGLLQGARLIKTFAVNGNADYALYNESCFKFPWII, encoded by the coding sequence ATGCCGGCAACCAAGACATTTGAAGAAGTAATGAAGCGCTTTCGGGAGATTCGGTTTAATGAAACTTTCGATATGATTATAGCAATTGCTAACGGCGGCGTTATTCCGGCTGCAATTCTTAATCAACGGCTGAATACCGATTTGCAGTTACTTAAAATAAGGCTTCGTGATGCTAATCAACAACCAATGTACACGGAGCCTAAACTTCTTACTTCTATTAATTTTGATTATAAAGATAAAACTATTTTATTAGTAGACGACCGGGTAAAGACAGGAAGTACATTCCGATTCGCGCTCGGGCTTTTACAAGGCGCACGCTTAATAAAAACGTTTGCAGTAAACGGAAATGCGGATTATGCTTTGTATAATGAGTCTTGTTTTAAGTTCCCATGGATAATTTAA
- a CDS encoding DUF362 domain-containing protein, whose amino-acid sequence MKRRDFLKSSALAGAAITLNFDSLQAALNNNHISVEKAPDLVAVMGGEPEQMLDKALEALGGLEKYIHKGQTVVIKPNIGWDRTPELAGNTNPQLVSALVKKCLAIGAKKVTVFDHTCDNWQKCYDRSGIADAVKAAGGIIVPGNDEVYYKEVSIPNGVNLKKAKIHEALLEADVWLNVPVLKHHGGAKMTISMKNYMGIVWDRGFFHGNDLQQCIADICTWEKRPALNIIDAYRVVRQNGPQGKSAADVSMLKTLIVSPNIVAADTAAVRFFNQVEKMDIAAVGHLSKGEALKLGTTDLDKITIKRIKI is encoded by the coding sequence ATGAAACGTCGAGATTTCCTTAAGTCCAGTGCGCTGGCCGGTGCAGCCATTACACTTAATTTTGATAGCTTGCAGGCTGCTTTGAATAATAATCATATATCAGTAGAGAAAGCACCAGACTTAGTTGCTGTAATGGGTGGTGAACCTGAACAAATGCTTGATAAGGCATTAGAGGCGCTAGGAGGGCTGGAAAAATACATTCACAAAGGCCAAACCGTGGTAATTAAACCTAACATCGGATGGGACCGTACTCCGGAATTAGCCGGCAATACGAATCCTCAGTTAGTAAGTGCATTGGTAAAAAAATGCTTGGCTATCGGAGCTAAAAAGGTAACGGTTTTTGACCATACTTGCGATAATTGGCAAAAATGTTACGACCGTAGCGGTATTGCCGATGCGGTGAAGGCTGCCGGCGGTATAATAGTTCCCGGTAACGACGAAGTATATTATAAGGAAGTATCGATTCCTAACGGTGTAAATCTGAAAAAGGCTAAAATTCATGAAGCATTGTTAGAAGCGGATGTTTGGCTAAATGTCCCGGTTCTTAAACATCATGGAGGAGCTAAAATGACTATTTCCATGAAAAACTATATGGGAATTGTATGGGATCGTGGATTTTTCCACGGAAATGATTTGCAGCAATGTATTGCCGATATCTGTACGTGGGAAAAACGACCGGCTTTGAATATTATCGATGCTTACCGTGTAGTTCGGCAAAATGGACCTCAAGGGAAAAGTGCGGCAGATGTTTCCATGCTGAAAACTCTTATTGTTTCTCCCAATATCGTAGCTGCCGATACAGCTGCTGTCCGTTTCTTTAATCAGGTAGAAAAAATGGATATTGCAGCGGTAGGGCATCTTAGTAAAGGAGAAGCTCTTAAATTAGGAACTACAGATTTAGATAAAATAACGATCAAACGTATAAAAATATAA